DNA from Mycobacterium sp. SMC-8:
TCTTTCCGGTGAGGGTCTGCTGGTGGTCCCAGCGCGACGTGTGCATCGTGACCCCGCCGAAGTCCCCGACCCCCGGTATGTCCGGCGATTTTGGTCGCGTGAGAACCCCGGAGGCATTGATGACGAACCTCGCTGTCAGTTCCTCGTCCGTCGAGGTAAACAAACGCCACAATGTCGATTCTTCGTCGAACTCAGCCCTCACAACCGTGACTCCGAAGCGGATGCGCGACGCGAGGCCATATTTTTTCACGCAATGCTTCGCGTAGTTCTTCAGTTCGATCCCCGGCGCATAGGTACGGGACCACGACGGGCGTTTCTCAAAGGAGAATTGGTAACTATATGACGGAATGTCTACTGCAATCCCCGGGTAGGTATTCCAGTACCAGGTTCCACCCACCCCTTGGGCCTCATCAACGATGAGGAAGTCCGAGAAACCTTCCTTCAGCAGCTTGATGCCCACTCCGATCCCGGAGAATCCAGCTCCGATGACCAATATCTCGTGGGTGGGGACCTCGTACGTAGGGGCTCCGGAGGTGGGGGCATTCTCGTCGCCCGCAACATGGACACTCAAGCGTCTTTCCTCACTCTCGAGGCTGCGCGCTTAGGCGGTACCTTCCCGACGCCCACGTCCAGGATGTCGGCTTTGACGTCAGACCGCGTTGGCAGGGCGCCTGCGCTTTTTCGGCCCTGGGCTACCTTGGCCTTGCGGCCCTGGGCAACCTTGGCCACATTCGAGCCGTTTTGGGCGTGTTCGGTTGGGTGGTGCTCAGTTCGTGCGGTTGTCGGGGTCGTTACATAATCACCCATGTCGACCTTGGACAGTGCGCGCTTGAACTGGGTGGCGAAACCGGGGTACATGGTGCCGTTGTATCCGTCATTCGTGAGGTACCAGCTCTTGCAACCCGAATTCCAAGTCGTACTTCCCAACCGCTGCTGTACCTCGCCGTGGTAATTATTTTGCCGATCTTCGCGGACCTCGAGCGTACTGAGATCATTCGCGATGATCGCGCCGATGGCTTTGACGATGTAGTTGATCTCGGCCTCCATGTACACGAGGGCCGAGTTATGGCCGGGCCCTGAATTTGGTCCGAAGGTGAAGAAAAGATTGGGATAGCCTGCGACGGTGACGCTCCGGTACGCATAGGCGCCCTGGGACCACTCGTCGGAGAGCTCACGACCATGCGCGCCTCGGATGGGAAAAGGTGTGCCAGCCTTGCATACATCGAAGCCGGTGGCGAAGACGATGCAGTCCAGTTCGTGTTCGATGCCATCTGCGGTCCGTATGCCATTCGGCGACAGGGTCGCGATCGGCCATGAGACGAGCTTGCAGTTGTCGCGCTGAAGAGCGGGGTAGTAATCGCTGCTCATCAGCATCCGTTTGCAGCCGGCACGGAAGTTCGGCGTCAGCTGGCGCCTGAGCCAAGTATCCGATACCTGCCTCCGCAAATTCGCCTTCGCCAGTAGCTGGATGCCAGTGGTGACCGGGGTATCCCAGACCATGCCGACGGCCATGAGCTCGTGGCCCCAAAACCACGCCTGCCGTCCGACGTTCTGCACGCGAGGCAAGCGACGAAACGCCGTCCGCACCCACTGCGGATGGGAGAAGTCGGGCCGAGGGAGGACCCAGCCGGGGGTGCGTTGGAAGACCTTGACCGACCGCGCAGTCTTCACCAGTTCGGGAATGATCTGAACAGCGCTGGCTCCGGTGCCGATCACGGCGACACGTTTGTCGCTCATGTCGTAGTCGTGATCCCAACGCGCACTGTGGATCTTGTGACCATCGAAGGTGTCCAGTCCGCGGATGTCCGGCAGGCTCGCATTCGCCAGCGGCCCACTGGCCATCACTGCGGTGCGCGCCGTGAACTGCGAGCCGTCAGCTGTCTGCGCCGTCCACAGTGCGCTTTCCTCGTCGAACTCCAGACCGGTGACGTTCACTCCGAACCGGATGAAACGCGACAGCGAGTACTTGTCGACCATCGTCTTGATGTAGCCGAGGATCTCGGCGCTGCCCGAATACGCGCGGGACCAGTCCGGATTTTGCTCGAACCCGTAGGAATAGAGCAGCGACGGGATGTCGCACGCCGCGCCGGGATAGGTGTTGTCCCGCCAGGTACCACCCACCTCGTCGGCACGTTCAAGGACAACGAAATCGTCGATACCCTGTTGTAGCAACCGGATTGCGGTTCCCAGGCCGGCGAAACCCGCACCGACGATCAAGACGGTCGTGGTGTCGCTCATCTGGCCACCGGTTCGTAGGTCAGCTCTTCTGTCCACGTCGGTGACTTACCGAGCACCTCGGTGGGGAAGTGGTCGATCGCGGTACCCAGCCGCTGCGAAATGAAATGCAATGGCTGAGAACGCTTGATGCTGGCGGACATGTGAGCCTTCAAGATGTGGTAGCCCGGAACGCGGCGCGTGAACTCACTACGATCTCCGACGTTCTCGTACCGCATCACCGCGTTGTAGAGCTTCTCCTCCGACAATCCCATGGCGTTGAGATTGGTCAACATCCTGGTGAGCAACGGCACGTAGAGGACGCCGCCGAGAAGGATTCTCGGGTCGATGAGCGCCCCCATCGTCTGAGTCGCATGAATGCGCATGGGGCTGGCGCCGAGGTCGTTCAGAACCTGGAATCCCACTGCCAAGTGCCGCGATTCGTCGTTGTTGACCTTGTTGAAGACCTCGGCGCAGAGCGGATCCTGCACCTCGTCGAGAAGGAACTTGAGCAATGCTCCGTCGAGCGCAGTCTCCAAGGCTGGGATCGCCGCTCCGATCACCGTCAGCGGGAGGGCCTCGGCGTATCGGTCGATCCACTCGATGACCAGTCGAATATTCTTGTTCGGCACCGGGATTTCCCCTTCCTCGAGCATCCCCCACCGCTGCATGAGCGCCAGCTCCGCGTTGGCGTGCCGCTGCTCCTCGGCATGGAAATACCGGTAGATGTCACCTAGAGCCTCGAACGGCGCTTTCGGCGCCATGGCGGCGAACGCGCGTGCACCGACGTGTTCTATCCACACCACGTCAGCCATGAACTGCTTCAGTTCGGGCCGCTGCTCATCAGTGATTTTATCGGCGCCCGGCGCATCCCAATCGATGTCGGCCAGCGCCCACTGCCGATTCTTGATCGTCTCGAGCATATCGCTGTATTTGAATGCCATTGGAGTCTCCTTTGTCTTTGTCTGGAATGACTTAGCGCGCGATTCGCTCAACCAAACCGAGCGCACGGGTATACGTGGCAGGCACTGCCCGCTTAAATAACCAGAGAATCTTCGCGTCGACTTGGGGTAGGACGTGCAACTGACCGCGATCGTTCGCGTCCAACGTTTTGCGCGCCACCGATTCCGCCGACACGCCGGTCCACTTCATCAAATTCGTTGCCAGCTTGGCGGCCGACTCCTCAATACCAGGGTTATCGACGATGTTGGTCTTGACAAATGTCGGGCACAGTACAGTCACCGCCACACCAGTACCACTCAGCTCGGCCGCCAAAGTCTCGGATAGCGAGAGCACGCCGGCCTTGCTGACGTTATAGGCACCCATCCGGGGCGCTGCTCCAAAACTTGCAGCCGATGCGACGTTGATAATTCCCCCGCTGCCCTTCGCACGAAGTCGCGGTACGAAGATCTCGCAGCCGTAAATCACTCCCCACAAGTTGACTGAAAGTGTCGCTTCCCAGTCCCGCTTGGGCGTCGCGCCGATGACATTGCCACCGATTCCGATGCCCGCGTTGTTGATCACCAGGCTGGCTGCCGCGCCGAACCACTTCTCGGCGCTGTCGGCGAGTTCGCGGACCTGCTCTTCGTCCGTGACATCGCATGCGATGTCGAGCCCCTCGCCGCCGGCTTGGACGACGAGCCCGACCGTCTCCTTGGCACGCACCGGGTCGATGTCGGCACACACCACTCGTCCACCTCTACGGGCGAGCTCCACCGCGAAGGCACGGCCAATTCCGCTGCCCGCTCCCGTTACGACCGCGTTGGCGCGGCGGCTCAGGCGAGGCGGTCTGTCCCACCTCAAGATATCCATCACTACTGAATCCTTTGCAGATTACGGCGACGCCTGACCTGTGAGACAAGCCGGCCTGCAGCCATCTGGTGGCGGCGAACACAATTGTGGTCGCCTGCCACCAGTTTGATGCGGCGCTCCTGCCTTTGTCAAGATGTATTCGTGCGGACAAAGGCAGCAAGGTGGGGCGGGCGTACTGGCGCCGAACGACGGGCTGACCGGCGGCGGCGCCTAGTGAACGCGGCGACGGAGATCTGGACGGAAAGCGGATGGGCTGCCGTGACAATGCGTGGGGTCTGCTCCAGAGCCGCGCTGAACGACCGATATTTCTACGAGGAGTTCAAGACGCGCGATGAGTTGCTCGTAGCAGCGTGGGACAACGTGCGGGACGAGATGCTCGGCGAGGTTTCGGCAACATTTGCCGAACGCGTCGGTCAACCACCGATCGAAACCATTCGCGCCGCAATCTCGATCGTTGTTCTCCGCATCGCGCAGGATGCCGGGCGAGCACAGATCCTGCTGACACAGCACGTCGGCAGTTCAACATTGCAAGATCGCCGAGCGGTGGCCTTGCAGGAAGCAACCCAGCTCGTCATGGCCGCCAGCAAGCCGCATCTGAAGCCTGACGCAGACGAAATGGCTCTGCGTATGGACACGTTTGTAGCGGTCGGCGGCTTCGTCGAACTGATCAGCGCTTGGCACGCAGGACTACTGGTCGATGTAAGTCAGGTCGACATCGTCGAACATACGAGTAGACTTGCTGAGACGCTGGCTCGCCGCTACGTGGTTGATAAGTTTGGCTAGCTGGTACTCCGGAGGCAATTTCCCGGTGGCGGAGGCTGCATTGGCCGCAGGGGTCGTGACACACCGTTGACTTACCTTAGAAACGGTGGAAGGTCCGTCTCGTCGACCTGCCAAGCCGACGCTCCTGCTGTCGAATGGCGGCTTCACTCAGAGGCCAATCTGCTTGGCGATGATCTCCTTCATGATTTCGGTGGTGCCGCCCCCGATACCCAGGATGCGCGAATCGCGATAGTGCCTTTCGACCTCGGTCTCGCGTAGGTAGCCCATGCCACCGTATAGTTGGACGGCCGTGTCAACGGCGAGCGCGCAGGCCTCTACGGCTTGGTTCTTGGCCATCGAGACCATCCGCACGTCGGTGTCTCCGGCGACGATGCGGTCCACAGCGGCACGGGTGTACGTACGGGCGACGTCGACGGCCGTCGCGATATCGACGATCTTGTGCCGCACCACCTGTCGGGTGGATAGCGGTCGACCGAAGGTTTCGCGCTTCTTCACCCAATCCAGCGTCAGGTCGAGGCAGCGCTGGGCCGTGGCGTAGCACTGGACGGCGATGAAAGCACGTTCGACCTGGAACTGTTGCATGATCTGCAGGAATCCGCTGCCTTCGGGGCCAACCAGATTGACCACCGGCACGCGCACGTCGGTGAATCCGAGTTCGGCGGTATCGGAGCACAGCCAGCCCATCTTCTTCAGTGCCCGCGAGACCAAGAAACCCGTGGCGCCACGCTCCACCACGAGCAGAGAAATCCCCGACGGGCCCGGGCCGCCGGTACGCACGGCGGTGGTCACGAAATCGGCGCGGACACCCGAGGTGATGAACAGCTTCGCACCGTTGACCACGTAGTGGTCGCCGTCGCGCCGTGCGGTAGTGCGGATGCCGGCGACGTCAGAACCGGTGTCGGGTTCGGTGATGCCAAGGCTGCCGATCTTCTCCCCGGCCAGGGTCGGCGCCACGAAGCTGCGGATCTGCTCGGGATCGCCCTGCGCGGCCATATGGGGCACTGCGATGTGATGCGTAAGTAGGCTGGCCAGTAAGCCCGACGAGCCGCCGGCCTCCATCACGGCCTCGGTGAGCAGCACCAGGTCGCGCAGGTCACCGCCGGAGCCACCGATCTCTTCGGCGAACCCGATGCCCAGCAACCCCGCTGCGGCTGCGCGGCGGTGGAGTTCTCTAGGGAGCTCTCCGGCGTCCTCCCAGTCTTGCAGGTGAGGAACGATCTCCTTCTGGGTGAACGACATCGCGAGGTTGCGCAACGAGATGCGCTCGGGCGTCATCCACGGGTCGGCTGCGGCCGCCTCCGCTTCCCGCTGATCCGGCTGTTTCATGTGAGTTGCTCCTGCTGTGATCACTCGGGGACGGCACGATTGCCACGTCGACCCCATTGTCGTCGAATGTTAATGACCGATAACGTAGCGTGTCAGGAGATCGACGTTGATGTCACCTGGAGGAAAGTTGATTGACGTCCTGCCCGACCGGGTCGACACCCGCGCGCCGGTATACCTCGAGAATCGCGAGGGACTCATCGCGCAGCTCCATGCGCTCGCCGAACAGCTGGCGCTGGCCAACGGTGGCGGCGGCGAGAAGTACGTCGCCCGGCACCGTAGCCGCGGCAAGATGCTGGCTCGGGAGCGCGTCGAGCTGCTCATCGACCCCGACACGGCCTTCCTGGAACTCTGTCCGTTCGCGGCGTGGGGCACGAAGTTTCCGGTGGGCGGCAGCGTTGTGGTCGGCATCGGCATCGTCGAAGGCGTCGAGTCGATGATCATCGCGCACGACCCGACCGTGCGCGGCGGAGCCTCGAACCCCTACACCTTCCGAAAAGTGTTCCGGGGCATGGCAGTCGCCCGCGAGAACCGGCTGCCCATCATCAACGTCGTCGAGTCGGGCGGGGCGGACCTGCCCACGCAGGCCGAGATCTTCGTGCCCGGGGGCCAGCTATTCAACGACCTCACCCAGCACAGCGCGCAGGGCCTGCCGACACTGGCGCTGGTATTCGGTAACTCGACGGCAGGCGGCGCGTACATCCCCGGCATGTGTGATTACGTGGTGATGGTCCGCAACCGGTCCAAGGTCTTCCTCGGTGGTCCGCCGCTGGTGAAGATGGCGACCGGCGAAGTGTCCGACGACGAGTCGCTCGGCGGCGCCGACATGCACGCCCGCACCTCCGGGCTGGCCGACTACATGGCCGAGGACGAGCAGGACGCCATCCGGATCGGGCGGCGCATCATGGCCAGACTGAACTGGCGCAAGCTCGGGCCCGGCCCGACACAGCCACCGACCCCCCCGCTGCGAGACCCCGACCAACTCCTCGGGATCGCTTCGGTGGACCCGAAGGTTCCCTTCGACCCACGTGATGTCATCGCCCGAATCGTGGACGGGTCCGCCTTCGACGAGTTCAAGCCGCTATACGGCACCTCGCTGGTCACCGGTTGGGCCTCGATCCACGGATACCCGGTAGGGATCCTTGCCAACGCGCGCGGAATCCTGTTCAGCGAGGAGGCGGAGAAGGCCGCCCAGTTTATTCAGCTGGCGAACCAGATCGACACGCCACTGGTGTTTCTGCAGAACACCACCGGCTACATGGTCGGCGCGGAGTACGAGCAGGGTGGCATCATCAAGGACGGCGCGAAGATGATCAACGCCGTCTCCAACAGCGCTGTCCCACACCTGACGATCGTGATGGGCGCGTCCTACGGTGCGGGCAATTACGGGATGTGCGGGCGGTCCTACTTTCCCCGCTTCCTGTTCACCTGGCCCAACTCGCGTTCGGCCGTCATGGGCCCGGCCCAGCTCGCGGGCGTGCTGTCGATCGTGGCCCGCGAGTCGGCCGCCGACCGGGGGCTCCCGTTCGACGAGGAGGCCGACGCCCAGATGCGCGCTGCCGTCGAGGGCCAGATCGAGCGTGAGTCGTTGGCGCTGGCCAACAGCGGCAGGCTCTACGACGACGGGATCATCGACCCGCGCGACACCCGTACCGTTCTCGGGTTCTGCCTTTCCGTGGTCCACAACAGCGAGATCCGTGGCCAGCGTGGCTACGGCGTGTTCCGGATGTGATGGCGATGCCCGTGATCAAGAAGCTGCTGGTGGCCAACCGGGGAGAGATCGCCCGACGCGTGTTTCGCACCTGTCGCGAACTCGGCATCGCGACCGTCGCCGTGTACTCCGACGCCGACGCCGACGCCTGGCACGTGGACGATGCCGACGAGGCCGTCCGGCTACCGGGTTCCTCGCCGGCGGAGACCTACCTCGACGGTGACCGGGTGATCGCCGCCGCCCTCCTCACCGGCGCCGACGCCGTGCATCCCGGCTACGGCTTCATGTCGGAGAACGCCGGCTTCGCGCGGGCCTGCGCCGACGCCGGGCTCGTGTTCGTCGGCCCGCCGCCGGATGCCATCGACGCGATGGGTTCCAAGCTGACGGCCAAGGCGATGATGGCCGATGCGGGCGTGCCGGTTCTCCCGGGCGGCGACGCGACCGGCCTGGACCCCGACAAGCTGCGCAAGCTCGGCGCCGAGATCGGCTACCCGCTGCTGGTCAAGGCGAGCGCGGGTGGCGGCGGGCGCGGCATGCGGGTTGTCGAGTCGGCCGACGACCTCGACGGAGCCGTGGCCTCGGCCTCGCGCGAGGCGATGTCGGCGTTCTCGGACGGCACGGTGTTCCTCGAGCGGTACGTGCAGCGTCCCCGCCACGTTGAGATCCAGCTGTTGGCCGACATGCACGGCACGGTTGTCTCGCTGTTCGAGCGGGAGTGCTCGGTGCAGCGCCGCCACCAAAAGGTCATCGAGGAGGCGCCCTCGCCCGTCGTCGACGACGACCTGCGCGCCCGGATGGGCGCGGCGGCGGTCGCGGCGGCACAGGCCGTGGGTTACGTCGGGGCCGGAACGGTCGAGTTCGTCCTCGACGCGAACGGCGGCGATGACGACGGGACGTTCGCCTTCCTGGAGATGAACACCCGGCTGCAGGTCGAGCACCCGGTCACCGAACTCGTCACCGGGCTCGACCTCGTGCGCCTGCAGTTGCTGGTGGCGATGGGTCGGCCACTGCCTGCCGAGGTGAGCAAGCCGCGGATCACCGGCCACGCGGTCGAGGCCCGGCTCTACGCCGAGGACCCCACGAAGGGCTACCTGCCGCAGACCGGAACGCTGCGCACGATGCAGATCCCCGACCACGTCGGGGTCCGGGTGGACTCCGGCGTGCGCGACGGCTCGGTGGTCAGCCACCACTATGACGCCATGCTGGCCAAGGTGATCGCCTGGGCGCCCACCCGCGCCGAGGCGCTCGGCGCGCTGTCCGCCGCGCTCGCCGGCGCCCGGATCCACGGACTCACCACCAACCGGGATCTGCTGGTTCGCGTTCTGCGCCACGACGAGTTCGCCGGACGCGGCACCGACACCGGGTTCCTCGACCGCCACGACGTGGCCGACCTCGGCGCAGCCCTCATCGACCGCGACGGGGAGGGCTTGCACGCCATCGCGGCCACACTCGCCCAGGTCGCGGGACGCCGCGCGGCGGCCCCCGTCCAGCCGACGCTGCCTGCCGGGTGGCGCAACAACCCGTCCCAACTGCAGTCCACCGGATGGCTGACCGCCGACGGCCGCGAGCGTCGGGTGGGCTATGCGCTGCTCCGCGACGGCGTCGAGGTCGAAGTCGACGGCAAACCGGTCGAGGACGTCAGGGTGCTCGTGCAGCGGCCGGACCGGGTGGTCCTGGAGACCGGCGGGGTACGGCGCGGCTACGACGTCGTCCTCGACGGCGACATCGCCTACGTTGACAGCCCTGCCGGGTCCACTGCGTTCACCCAGGTACCGCGGTTCCTGGACCCCAGCACGCTCAAGCCGGCGGGCTCGCTGACGGCGCCTATGCCGGGTTCGGTGATCCGGCTGCCCGTCGCCGCGGGCGACGTCGTGACGGCCGGGCAGGCCTTGGTCGTGGTGGAGGCGATGAAGATGGAACACACCATCGCCAGCCCGATCGACGGGATCGTCGCCGAACTCTCGGTCGAGGTGGGTCAGCAGGTGTCCACCGGCGATGCCCTCGCGGTGGTCGGAGCGGCCGACAGTGCAGACGAGGATTGAGCACCATCAGACCCGTCACCGGCCCCGGTGGCGGGTGACTTCGAAGTAGGAGAGCGGTATGGAACTGCACGAGACCGAGGAACGGCGAGCGCTGCGCAAGGCCGTGTCCGAGATCGCCAAGGACTTCGGGCACGACTACTACGTGGCCAAGTCGCTCGGCGGGGAGAAGAGTTCGGAACTCTGGCAGGCCGTGGGCAAGCAGGGGTTCCTCGGGGTCAACATCGCCGAGCAGTACGGCGGCGGTGGCGGCGGCATCTACGACATGCAGATCGTCGGTGAGGAACTGGCCGCGGCCGGCTGCCCGCTGCTGATGACGGTGGTCTCCCCCACCATCTGCGGCACGATCATCGAGGCTTTCGGCAGCGACGAGCTAAAGGCGCGCTGGCTGCCGGGCATCGCCAGCGGCGAGATCATCATGGCGTTCGCGATCACCGAGCCGGATGCGGGCTCGAACTCTCACAACATCTCCACCCACGCCAAGCGCGTCGGTGGGGATTGGGTGCTCAACGGCACCAAGTACTACATTTCCGGCGTCGACGAGGCGGAGGCCATCCTGGTCGTCACCCGCACCGCGACCGACGACCGCGGCCGCGGACGGCTGAGCCTGCTGGTGGTCCCGACCGACGCGCCCGGGTTGACCAAGACCCTCATCCCGGTGCAGGCGGTGACACCGGAGA
Protein-coding regions in this window:
- a CDS encoding NAD(P)/FAD-dependent oxidoreductase yields the protein MSDTTTVLIVGAGFAGLGTAIRLLQQGIDDFVVLERADEVGGTWRDNTYPGAACDIPSLLYSYGFEQNPDWSRAYSGSAEILGYIKTMVDKYSLSRFIRFGVNVTGLEFDEESALWTAQTADGSQFTARTAVMASGPLANASLPDIRGLDTFDGHKIHSARWDHDYDMSDKRVAVIGTGASAVQIIPELVKTARSVKVFQRTPGWVLPRPDFSHPQWVRTAFRRLPRVQNVGRQAWFWGHELMAVGMVWDTPVTTGIQLLAKANLRRQVSDTWLRRQLTPNFRAGCKRMLMSSDYYPALQRDNCKLVSWPIATLSPNGIRTADGIEHELDCIVFATGFDVCKAGTPFPIRGAHGRELSDEWSQGAYAYRSVTVAGYPNLFFTFGPNSGPGHNSALVYMEAEINYIVKAIGAIIANDLSTLEVREDRQNNYHGEVQQRLGSTTWNSGCKSWYLTNDGYNGTMYPGFATQFKRALSKVDMGDYVTTPTTARTEHHPTEHAQNGSNVAKVAQGRKAKVAQGRKSAGALPTRSDVKADILDVGVGKVPPKRAASRVRKDA
- a CDS encoding SDR family NAD(P)-dependent oxidoreductase encodes the protein MDILRWDRPPRLSRRANAVVTGAGSGIGRAFAVELARRGGRVVCADIDPVRAKETVGLVVQAGGEGLDIACDVTDEEQVRELADSAEKWFGAAASLVINNAGIGIGGNVIGATPKRDWEATLSVNLWGVIYGCEIFVPRLRAKGSGGIINVASAASFGAAPRMGAYNVSKAGVLSLSETLAAELSGTGVAVTVLCPTFVKTNIVDNPGIEESAAKLATNLMKWTGVSAESVARKTLDANDRGQLHVLPQVDAKILWLFKRAVPATYTRALGLVERIAR
- a CDS encoding TetR/AcrR family transcriptional regulator, producing MRRSCLCQDVFVRTKAARWGGRTGAERRADRRRRLVNAATEIWTESGWAAVTMRGVCSRAALNDRYFYEEFKTRDELLVAAWDNVRDEMLGEVSATFAERVGQPPIETIRAAISIVVLRIAQDAGRAQILLTQHVGSSTLQDRRAVALQEATQLVMAASKPHLKPDADEMALRMDTFVAVGGFVELISAWHAGLLVDVSQVDIVEHTSRLAETLARRYVVDKFG
- a CDS encoding acyl-CoA dehydrogenase family protein; the protein is MTAGATHMKQPDQREAEAAAADPWMTPERISLRNLAMSFTQKEIVPHLQDWEDAGELPRELHRRAAAAGLLGIGFAEEIGGSGGDLRDLVLLTEAVMEAGGSSGLLASLLTHHIAVPHMAAQGDPEQIRSFVAPTLAGEKIGSLGITEPDTGSDVAGIRTTARRDGDHYVVNGAKLFITSGVRADFVTTAVRTGGPGPSGISLLVVERGATGFLVSRALKKMGWLCSDTAELGFTDVRVPVVNLVGPEGSGFLQIMQQFQVERAFIAVQCYATAQRCLDLTLDWVKKRETFGRPLSTRQVVRHKIVDIATAVDVARTYTRAAVDRIVAGDTDVRMVSMAKNQAVEACALAVDTAVQLYGGMGYLRETEVERHYRDSRILGIGGGTTEIMKEIIAKQIGL
- a CDS encoding acyl-CoA carboxylase subunit beta, whose protein sequence is MIDVLPDRVDTRAPVYLENREGLIAQLHALAEQLALANGGGGEKYVARHRSRGKMLARERVELLIDPDTAFLELCPFAAWGTKFPVGGSVVVGIGIVEGVESMIIAHDPTVRGGASNPYTFRKVFRGMAVARENRLPIINVVESGGADLPTQAEIFVPGGQLFNDLTQHSAQGLPTLALVFGNSTAGGAYIPGMCDYVVMVRNRSKVFLGGPPLVKMATGEVSDDESLGGADMHARTSGLADYMAEDEQDAIRIGRRIMARLNWRKLGPGPTQPPTPPLRDPDQLLGIASVDPKVPFDPRDVIARIVDGSAFDEFKPLYGTSLVTGWASIHGYPVGILANARGILFSEEAEKAAQFIQLANQIDTPLVFLQNTTGYMVGAEYEQGGIIKDGAKMINAVSNSAVPHLTIVMGASYGAGNYGMCGRSYFPRFLFTWPNSRSAVMGPAQLAGVLSIVARESAADRGLPFDEEADAQMRAAVEGQIERESLALANSGRLYDDGIIDPRDTRTVLGFCLSVVHNSEIRGQRGYGVFRM
- a CDS encoding biotin carboxylase N-terminal domain-containing protein, with amino-acid sequence MPVIKKLLVANRGEIARRVFRTCRELGIATVAVYSDADADAWHVDDADEAVRLPGSSPAETYLDGDRVIAAALLTGADAVHPGYGFMSENAGFARACADAGLVFVGPPPDAIDAMGSKLTAKAMMADAGVPVLPGGDATGLDPDKLRKLGAEIGYPLLVKASAGGGGRGMRVVESADDLDGAVASASREAMSAFSDGTVFLERYVQRPRHVEIQLLADMHGTVVSLFERECSVQRRHQKVIEEAPSPVVDDDLRARMGAAAVAAAQAVGYVGAGTVEFVLDANGGDDDGTFAFLEMNTRLQVEHPVTELVTGLDLVRLQLLVAMGRPLPAEVSKPRITGHAVEARLYAEDPTKGYLPQTGTLRTMQIPDHVGVRVDSGVRDGSVVSHHYDAMLAKVIAWAPTRAEALGALSAALAGARIHGLTTNRDLLVRVLRHDEFAGRGTDTGFLDRHDVADLGAALIDRDGEGLHAIAATLAQVAGRRAAAPVQPTLPAGWRNNPSQLQSTGWLTADGRERRVGYALLRDGVEVEVDGKPVEDVRVLVQRPDRVVLETGGVRRGYDVVLDGDIAYVDSPAGSTAFTQVPRFLDPSTLKPAGSLTAPMPGSVIRLPVAAGDVVTAGQALVVVEAMKMEHTIASPIDGIVAELSVEVGQQVSTGDALAVVGAADSADED
- a CDS encoding acyl-CoA dehydrogenase family protein — translated: MELHETEERRALRKAVSEIAKDFGHDYYVAKSLGGEKSSELWQAVGKQGFLGVNIAEQYGGGGGGIYDMQIVGEELAAAGCPLLMTVVSPTICGTIIEAFGSDELKARWLPGIASGEIIMAFAITEPDAGSNSHNISTHAKRVGGDWVLNGTKYYISGVDEAEAILVVTRTATDDRGRGRLSLLVVPTDAPGLTKTLIPVQAVTPEKQFTLFFDDVRVPAENLIGAENDGLRQVFMGLNPERIMGAALGNGIGRYALDKASAYARERKVWDVPIGAHQGLSHPLAHAKIQLELARLMTQRAASLHDAGDPGSAEASNMAKYAAAEAGILALDQAIQTHGGNGLATEYGLATLWGPVRLMRTAPISREMILNYVAQHSLNLPRSY